Part of the Paenibacillus aurantius genome, CTCCGTTTCCATGAAGGTAATTAACACGACGCAGATCGTAGAGGAAATTCTGTCCCATCAGCTGAATTTCGGTCTTGTGGAGGCCCCGGTCAGCCATCCGGATTTCCATGTGGAAGCGGTGCTTAACGATGAGCTGAAATTGATTCTTCCGGCCGGCCATGAGCTCCTCAAGAAAGAAGCCATCACCATTGACGACGCCCTTCAATATCCCTTCATCCTGAGGGAGCAGGGGTCCGGGACCCGTTCGGTCATGCAGGAGGAGTTCCAGCGTCAAGGCTACGATGCCTCCACAATGAAGATTGTGATGGAGCTGGGGAGCACCGGGGCGATCAAATCCGCGGTGGAAGCCCATTTGGGGCTGTCCATCCTCTCCCAATCCTCGATCAAGCACGAAGCGGCCCTGAGCCTTCTTCATGCCCGAAGCATCGAAGGAATCCGCTTTACCCGAAGCTTCTATTCGATTTACTTAAAATCCACCCTTCTGCCCATTTCGGCGGTTACCTTCCTGACCTTCATGAGGGAACGCGAACTCGCCCAATGGCTGTAACCTTAATTGGATAAGGAGCGTCCGGATGACGAACCCAAGAGCTGATTTACATACCCATACGAAGGCTTCCGACGGCCTTCATTCTCCTGCGGAGAACGTAAGAATGGCCAAAGAGAACGGACTGGCCGGTGTGGCGATCACCGATCACGATACGGTAGCCGGTATTCCCGAGGCCATGGAAGAAGGAAATCGCCTGGGCATTACGGTGATCCCCGGCGTCGAGATCAGCACCGCTGCGGGCGGGCAGGATATCCACGTCCTGGGCTACTTTATGAATACGGAAGATCCCGTCTTTCTCGAACGGCTGAAGAGCCTGCGGGACGTCCGGGAGAACCGCAACCGGCTCTTAATCGAGCGGCTTCGCGAGCTGGGCGTGGACATTACCATGGAAGCGGTAATCGCGAACATGTCCAAGGAGCTTAAGCCGGATGAAACCGTGGGACGGCCGCATTTTGCCGAATTTCTCACGGCCCGCGGGTATGCGTCCGACATGAAGGATGCGTTTGACCGGTACCTGGGCAAAGACGGGGCCGCCTACATAAGTCCTATGCGCATTCCTCCGTCCGAGGCGGTACGCTGGATCCATGAAGCGGGCGGCTGTGCCGTCCTGGCCCATCCGGGCTTGTACGGTCAGGATGACCTCATTCCCGAGCTCGCCCAGGCGGGATTGGACGGACTGGAAGTGTTCCATTCCGACCACTCGGCCGAAGACGAAGAAAGATATGCCGGGTTGGCGAATCGTCATCATTTGTTCGTTACCGGCGGGTCCGATTTTCACGGCTCCCGGGGCGGCAGCGTATTTCATGGACCAATCGGTTCCCGCAGCATACCTATAAAGGGTATCGAAACTATGAAAAAGAGGAGCCACTTCTATGAAAATTCGTAAAGCCATCATTCCGGCAGCCGGCCTCGGCACCCGTTTCCTGCCTGCCACCAAGGCACAGCCGAAAGAAATGCTTCCGATCGTGGACAAACCGGCGATCCAATATATTGTCGAGGAAGCGATAGAGTCCGGGGTGGAGGACATCATTATTGTTACCGGCCGCAACAAGCGGGCGATTGAGGATCATTTTGACAAGAATGTTGAGCTGGAGACCATGCTCGAAGAAAAGGGCAGCCGGGAGCTGCTTCAGATCGTTCAGACGGTGTCCAATCTGGTGGACGTCCATTACATCCGGCAGAAGCAGCCGCTCGGGCTCGGACATGCCGTTTACTGCGCCCGCAAGTTCATCGGGGAGGAGCCATTCGCCCTGCTGCTCGGGGATGATATCATCGACTCCAAGCCTCCGTGTCTGAAGCAGATGATCGATCTTTATGAGCAGGCGTCGACCTCGGTCATCGCCGTTCAGGAGGTTCCCTGGGAAGATGTGAACAAATACGGCATCATCTCGTTGTCGCAGGACAACCGGATCGGGGATTTGATCGAGAAGCCGGAGCGCGAATCGGCTCCGTCCAACCTTGCGGTGATCGGACGCTATGTGATCGAGCCT contains:
- a CDS encoding selenium metabolism-associated LysR family transcriptional regulator encodes the protein MALNFHQLHIFFTVAEKGSFSSAAQALHMTQPAVTMQIQSLEDHFGTKMFLRSTKKIELTEAGRTLLPYAKRSMDLMIETEREMSRYTHMLEGRLQLGASLTVGEYILPRLLGPFNKEFPHISVSMKVINTTQIVEEILSHQLNFGLVEAPVSHPDFHVEAVLNDELKLILPAGHELLKKEAITIDDALQYPFILREQGSGTRSVMQEEFQRQGYDASTMKIVMELGSTGAIKSAVEAHLGLSILSQSSIKHEAALSLLHARSIEGIRFTRSFYSIYLKSTLLPISAVTFLTFMRERELAQWL
- a CDS encoding PHP domain-containing protein, producing MTNPRADLHTHTKASDGLHSPAENVRMAKENGLAGVAITDHDTVAGIPEAMEEGNRLGITVIPGVEISTAAGGQDIHVLGYFMNTEDPVFLERLKSLRDVRENRNRLLIERLRELGVDITMEAVIANMSKELKPDETVGRPHFAEFLTARGYASDMKDAFDRYLGKDGAAYISPMRIPPSEAVRWIHEAGGCAVLAHPGLYGQDDLIPELAQAGLDGLEVFHSDHSAEDEERYAGLANRHHLFVTGGSDFHGSRGGSVFHGPIGSRSIPIKGIETMKKRSHFYENS
- the galU gene encoding UTP--glucose-1-phosphate uridylyltransferase GalU; this encodes MKIRKAIIPAAGLGTRFLPATKAQPKEMLPIVDKPAIQYIVEEAIESGVEDIIIVTGRNKRAIEDHFDKNVELETMLEEKGSRELLQIVQTVSNLVDVHYIRQKQPLGLGHAVYCARKFIGEEPFALLLGDDIIDSKPPCLKQMIDLYEQASTSVIAVQEVPWEDVNKYGIISLSQDNRIGDLIEKPERESAPSNLAVIGRYVIEPEIFSILEKQEPGRGGEIQLTDALRVMNRNKPMAAYLQQGRRFDVGDKQGYIEATIEFALARPELQGHLKEYLRQLVQSWE